In a genomic window of Erigeron canadensis isolate Cc75 chromosome 5, C_canadensis_v1, whole genome shotgun sequence:
- the LOC122599873 gene encoding BRASSINOSTEROID INSENSITIVE 1-associated receptor kinase 1-like isoform X1: MGRSFPFLLVCFFSSLFILVNGNLEGDALYAFKEKFTDPTNVLQSWDQTLPNPCTWFHVTCNPENNVIRVDLGGANLSGQLAPDLGQLTNLQSLALYNNNITGNIPSELGNLTRLSSLDLYQNQLDGDIPATLGKLQKLRSLYDLISFILKILFSSFRFFTICKCTNRLSIMIVLKITVLLYCCFCKDSRLNNNKLSGTIPDSLTTIYTLQVLDLSFNLLSGRIPVNGSFTNFTDLSFRNNTQLIFPTPVGLAPAPNSPSPSGGNDNTAAIAGGVAAGTALLFGTLIALAFWQCRQPPDRFFDLPAEEDPENHLGQLKRFSLRELQVATDSFSKKNILGRGGFGKVYKGRLTDGSLVAVKRLKEERKYGDELQFQMEVEIISLAVHRNLLRLIGFCMTPTERLLVYPYMVNGSVASCLKGRPNTKPALDWATRKRIAVGTARGLAYLHEHCTPKIIHRDVKAANIMLDEEFEAVVGDFGLARLLDWKATHVTTAVRGTIGHIAPEYISTGRSSEKTDVYGYGVMLLELITGQQAYDLARLQKDESVMLLEWVKGLLQDKKLETLVDAELEVDVVNDDVEKLVQIALLCTQEIAMERPSMSEVIRMLEGDGLDNKWEKWQNDDISRRKFSNINTSYPDFIQIISNYTPSADQLSAPR; the protein is encoded by the exons ATGGGAAGGAGCTTTCCATTTTTACTTGTTTGCTTCTTTAGTAGTTTGTTCATACTGGTTAATGGGAATCTCGAAG gtGATGCATTGTATGCTTTTAAGGAGAAATTCACCGATCCTACCAACGTTTTGCAAAGTTGGGATCAGACCCTCCCAAATCCATGTACATGGTTTCATGTTACCTGCAATCCTGAGAATAATGTTATTCGAGT TGATCTTGGAGGCGCGAATTTGTCTGGTCAATTAGCTCCAGATCTTGGTCAACTTACGAATTTACAGTCTTT GGctctttataataataacatcaCTGGCAATATTCCGTCTGAGCTTGGGAATTTAACACGGTTGTCGAGTTTGGATCTGTATCAGAATCAGTTAGACGGTGACATTCCAGCTACGTTAGGCAAGCTTCAGAAACTTCGTTCCCTGTATGATCTCATATCATTCATactgaaaattttattttcttcttttagaTTCTTCACTATATGCAAATGTACCAATAGATTATCAATTATGATTGTCTTGAAAATCACGGTATTGTTGTACTGCTGTTTCTGCAAGGATAGTCGTCTCAATAACAACAAGTTGAGTGGAACAATTCCCGATTCCTTAACTACTATATATACTTTACAAGTTCT TGATCTATCATTTAACCTTTTAAGTGGACGTATTCCTGTCAATGGATCATTCACGAATTTCACGGATCTCAG TTTCCGCAATAATACCCAGCTGATATTTCCAACTCCTGTTGGACTAGCTCCAGCACCTAATTCGCCATCTCCTTCAG GCGGCAACGATAACACTGCAGCTATTGCTGGAGGAGTTGCTGCTGGTACTGCTCTTCTTTTTGGGACCCTGATTGCACTTGCTTTCTGGCAGTGTAGACAGCCACCAGATCGTTTCTTTGATTTGCCTG CTGAGGAAGACCCTGAAAATCATCTGGGACAACTAAAGAGATTTTCTCTACGTGAACTACAAGTGGCAACCGACAGTTTTAGTAAAAAGAACATTCTTGGACGAGGTGGATTTGGTAAAGTTTACAAAGGACGGTTAACTGATGGAAGCCTGGTGGCGGTAAAAAGACTTAAAGAGGAACGTAAATATGGTGACGAATTGCAGTTTCAAATGGAGGTCGAAATTATCAGTTTGGCAGTACATCGGAATCTACTTCGTCTAATAGGATTTTGCATGACACCAACTGAACGATTGCTCGTGTATCCATATATGGTCAATGGCAGTGTAGCATCATGTCTAAAAG GTCGACCCAATACAAAACCTGCACTTGATTGGGCAACAAGGAAACGAATTGCAGTAGGGACTGCACGGGGTCTTGCTTATTTACATGAGCATTGTACACCTAAGATCATTCACCGTGACGTGAAAGCTGCAAATATAATGTTAGATGAGGAGTTTGAAGCAGTTGTTGGAGACTTTGGGTTGGCTAGGCTCTTGGACTGGAAAGCTACTCATGTTACAACAGCAGTTCGAGGTACTATTGGACACATAGCCCCAGAGTATATATCCACGGGGAGATCTTCAGAAAAAACCGACGTTTATGGGTATGGTGTGATGCTTTTGGAACTTATTACAGGGCAACAGGCCTATGATCTTGCTCGCCTTCAGAAAGATGAATCGGTCATGTTGCTCGAGTGG GTGAAAGGACTTCTGCAGGATAAGAAGTTAGAGACACTGGTCGACGCAGAGTTAGAAGTTGATGTTGTTAATGACGATGTGGAAAAATTGGTACAGATTGCTCTGTTGTGCACACAAGAAATAGCAATGGAACGACCTAGTATGTCAGAAGTTATCAGAATGCTGGAAGGTGATGGTTTAGATAACAAGTGGGAGAAGTGGCAGAACGATGATATATCCCGGCGAAAGTTTAGCAACATAAACACTTCATATCCTGattttattcaaataatttcGAATTACACTCCTAGCGCAGATCAATTGTCTGCTCCTAGATGA
- the LOC122599873 gene encoding BRASSINOSTEROID INSENSITIVE 1-associated receptor kinase 1-like isoform X2 → MGRSFPFLLVCFFSSLFILVNGNLEGDALYAFKEKFTDPTNVLQSWDQTLPNPCTWFHVTCNPENNVIRVDLGGANLSGQLAPDLGQLTNLQSLALYNNNITGNIPSELGNLTRLSSLDLYQNQLDGDIPATLGKLQKLRSLRLNNNKLSGTIPDSLTTIYTLQVLDLSFNLLSGRIPVNGSFTNFTDLSFRNNTQLIFPTPVGLAPAPNSPSPSGGNDNTAAIAGGVAAGTALLFGTLIALAFWQCRQPPDRFFDLPAEEDPENHLGQLKRFSLRELQVATDSFSKKNILGRGGFGKVYKGRLTDGSLVAVKRLKEERKYGDELQFQMEVEIISLAVHRNLLRLIGFCMTPTERLLVYPYMVNGSVASCLKGRPNTKPALDWATRKRIAVGTARGLAYLHEHCTPKIIHRDVKAANIMLDEEFEAVVGDFGLARLLDWKATHVTTAVRGTIGHIAPEYISTGRSSEKTDVYGYGVMLLELITGQQAYDLARLQKDESVMLLEWVKGLLQDKKLETLVDAELEVDVVNDDVEKLVQIALLCTQEIAMERPSMSEVIRMLEGDGLDNKWEKWQNDDISRRKFSNINTSYPDFIQIISNYTPSADQLSAPR, encoded by the exons ATGGGAAGGAGCTTTCCATTTTTACTTGTTTGCTTCTTTAGTAGTTTGTTCATACTGGTTAATGGGAATCTCGAAG gtGATGCATTGTATGCTTTTAAGGAGAAATTCACCGATCCTACCAACGTTTTGCAAAGTTGGGATCAGACCCTCCCAAATCCATGTACATGGTTTCATGTTACCTGCAATCCTGAGAATAATGTTATTCGAGT TGATCTTGGAGGCGCGAATTTGTCTGGTCAATTAGCTCCAGATCTTGGTCAACTTACGAATTTACAGTCTTT GGctctttataataataacatcaCTGGCAATATTCCGTCTGAGCTTGGGAATTTAACACGGTTGTCGAGTTTGGATCTGTATCAGAATCAGTTAGACGGTGACATTCCAGCTACGTTAGGCAAGCTTCAGAAACTTCGTTCCCT TCGTCTCAATAACAACAAGTTGAGTGGAACAATTCCCGATTCCTTAACTACTATATATACTTTACAAGTTCT TGATCTATCATTTAACCTTTTAAGTGGACGTATTCCTGTCAATGGATCATTCACGAATTTCACGGATCTCAG TTTCCGCAATAATACCCAGCTGATATTTCCAACTCCTGTTGGACTAGCTCCAGCACCTAATTCGCCATCTCCTTCAG GCGGCAACGATAACACTGCAGCTATTGCTGGAGGAGTTGCTGCTGGTACTGCTCTTCTTTTTGGGACCCTGATTGCACTTGCTTTCTGGCAGTGTAGACAGCCACCAGATCGTTTCTTTGATTTGCCTG CTGAGGAAGACCCTGAAAATCATCTGGGACAACTAAAGAGATTTTCTCTACGTGAACTACAAGTGGCAACCGACAGTTTTAGTAAAAAGAACATTCTTGGACGAGGTGGATTTGGTAAAGTTTACAAAGGACGGTTAACTGATGGAAGCCTGGTGGCGGTAAAAAGACTTAAAGAGGAACGTAAATATGGTGACGAATTGCAGTTTCAAATGGAGGTCGAAATTATCAGTTTGGCAGTACATCGGAATCTACTTCGTCTAATAGGATTTTGCATGACACCAACTGAACGATTGCTCGTGTATCCATATATGGTCAATGGCAGTGTAGCATCATGTCTAAAAG GTCGACCCAATACAAAACCTGCACTTGATTGGGCAACAAGGAAACGAATTGCAGTAGGGACTGCACGGGGTCTTGCTTATTTACATGAGCATTGTACACCTAAGATCATTCACCGTGACGTGAAAGCTGCAAATATAATGTTAGATGAGGAGTTTGAAGCAGTTGTTGGAGACTTTGGGTTGGCTAGGCTCTTGGACTGGAAAGCTACTCATGTTACAACAGCAGTTCGAGGTACTATTGGACACATAGCCCCAGAGTATATATCCACGGGGAGATCTTCAGAAAAAACCGACGTTTATGGGTATGGTGTGATGCTTTTGGAACTTATTACAGGGCAACAGGCCTATGATCTTGCTCGCCTTCAGAAAGATGAATCGGTCATGTTGCTCGAGTGG GTGAAAGGACTTCTGCAGGATAAGAAGTTAGAGACACTGGTCGACGCAGAGTTAGAAGTTGATGTTGTTAATGACGATGTGGAAAAATTGGTACAGATTGCTCTGTTGTGCACACAAGAAATAGCAATGGAACGACCTAGTATGTCAGAAGTTATCAGAATGCTGGAAGGTGATGGTTTAGATAACAAGTGGGAGAAGTGGCAGAACGATGATATATCCCGGCGAAAGTTTAGCAACATAAACACTTCATATCCTGattttattcaaataatttcGAATTACACTCCTAGCGCAGATCAATTGTCTGCTCCTAGATGA